The segment TTATGGCTGAATGCCCGTCAAAGAGACTTCTACTCGGTGCCCGTTCCCACTGGAGAAGATGGAAAACTCTGGGAGGCGAGATATGTAAATGGGGACCTGCGTTTGCTAACCGTTCCGCCATTGTTTTCGACCACTTCCCAGGGTTTACTTTTGCCACGAGAAGTGATTCAAAAAGAGATAAAGGAATAGGGATTCTGTTGATTCTGAAAACTCCCTGACGTAACTGATGCAGTGAAGTCTAAAGGTTCCAAGTCATTTCAACGTACCTCAGAAGAAATTAGCTCGACATGCATTTTTCACTTTTGGGGAAGCTAATCCTGACGTTTGGTCTCTCATTCTCTTTAAACGTCTTGATGCCGAACTTTCAATCGGATCTGTTCGGTCAAGATGACGAACAAATCTTTAAGTTCCACGATGAAACTATTGAATCTGGAGTAATGCCTATCATTGAAGTGATGCAGTCGCACGGAGCCGCCTGGGGCGATGTGAACGGTGATGGCTGGTTGGACCTGTATATTGGAACCTTCCATACGAAAGGGAAGCCGAACTTATTGCTACGGAATATCAACGGGAAGTTTCAACTCGACGAAGAAACTCCGTTGCAGTTATCGTCTCGTTCAACCGGGATCGTCTTTGCTGATCTGGATAACGATGGTGATCTCGATCTGTACGTCTCCAGTATGCCGAAACAGAAGAAGAAATCGGGTCTGAAAAAAACTACAGAGTCGCTCAGGGGTTGTACCCTGTTCCAAAATAACGGAAACGGGAGCTTCATAGATGTCTCAGACGGGAATGGTGCCTGCCCTCTAAAGTTTGGGGGACGTAGTGTCGCTGTTCTGGATTATGACGGAGACGGACTGCTTGATCTCCTGGTTGGAGAAGACCCTCTCGCTGGTTACAACGGTTCCCCTACCAGTAGTTCCAGACTGTTTCAAAATAAAGGGGGCCTGCAATTTGAAGACACTTCGGATCAAGTCGGATTACCTGAGGGTATCCCCGGCCTGGGAGTCGCAGCTGCCGATGTCAACAATGACGGTTGGCCCGATTTCTTCGTTGCCTGTCACGGCGAGGGAAATCGGTTGTTTCTAAATACCCGAAAAGGACGCTTCCAGGAAGCACCCGGTAGCCGTGAAACGTTCGCGTGGAAATCGGCAGGAGGCGACAACATGATCTGTGGCGTCGCCTTTGGTGACGTCAACCGAGATGGTTTGCTGGACGTGGTGATTGGTCAGCATTACGACCATCCCTGGCGTGAACCCGTTCCAAACCGTTTGTACTTGAACCAAGGTTCTCAGAATGGTGTTCCAGTATTTCAGGATGTCACCGAACAAGTCGGTTTAGTGCCGCTGCCCATGAAGGCACCGCATGTCGAGATCCAGGATTTCGACAACGATGGTTGGCCCGATATTTCCACCAGTCTGGTCAAGTTTTCTGAAGGCCAGACTTATCCTGTCATCTTTCGAAATTTCGGCATAGAGAATGGCCATCCGAAGTTTCTTACGAACACGCTTAATGTAAACGACTTTCCGACGTCCGAAGATAAAGCAGTTAAGAGAACAGGAAAGTTCTATGAGAAGATGATCAAGGATCACAAAGTCATTTACACCGCAGCGGGACCTTCCGGTGATTATGACAACGACGGTCGCCTCGATCTCTTTCTTGCCAACTGGTGGGGTACCGCCCCTTCGATGTTATTACGCAACGCAACTCCCGGGGGGAAATGGATAGATATAATCATCGATGGAGGCGACCTAATTAACAAAATGGGTATTGGAAGTCGCATCAATATCTATCCCGCTGGCCATCTCGGACAGAAAGACAGTCTGCTCGGATCGCGCGAAATGAGTGTCGGGTTCGGCTACGCATCTGGGCAACCGGCAATCGCTCATTTCGGACTTGGAGAATTTGATCGAATCGACATCGAGGTAATATTGCCTCACGACAAGGGAACCGTAACGAGGCGAGACGTGGCGGTGGGGGAACGTCTCACTATCCACGTAAATGAATAGCTGGTTATCCTGACCTTTCTGTTTTCAGTTCTTCAAGACATTCTTTGACAATTCTGGCGCTCAATCTAACAGGAAGAATATTCATGTCTTTACACCTGTTTGCAAATACTACCCTGCGAATAAATCAGTTGATTTTATCGTTGACTGTCATCGTCATTATCACAATGACCTCCAACTCCTGGTCGAAACCGAAGAAGGAATCTCTAGATAAGAATGACAAGCCAAAGGTTATTCGCGACGAGGACCTTCCCTACCCTCCTTCGCTTCCTAATGGTCAGGAAATGGTCACCGATAAGTCTCCAGAATTCTTGAAAGCACCGGAAACATTGCGAGAGGGTGTGCAGATCGCCAAAACCATTCCTTCAGTGGATTTTGTATTTTACCCCGGTCAGAACTATCCAGGGAAACCGTGGTCGAACTGGGGTGATGGGAGTGTCTCCAAAGGAAAATACTATTCTGCGATTGGTGACCATTACGCTATCGGAAGAGGAGAATCGAAACATGGCACTGGGACAGCCCTCATTTATGAGTACGATCCAGAAACAAAAATACTTCGTTCCCTGGTCAACATCAGCGCCTTTCTCGATCTTCCTAAGGGGCATTACACGCCTGGCAAAATTCACAGTCGGGTCGACATGGGGAGCGATGGTTGGCTCTATTACGCAACCCACCGAGGTTCTCCCAAGGCAGCAAATGATGCTAACCATTATCTCGGTGACTGGATCTTTCGAACAGATCCGGAGACAGGTCAATCAGAGATCGTGACCCATGCCCCTGTGCCTAAACACAGCATACCCAATAGCGTTCTTGATGCGGAGAGAATGATCTTTTATGGAGCAACGGCTGCTGGCCCGGATGCACCGTTACAGGAAATTCAGTTCTTCGCGTATGACGTCGAGAACGGCAAACTTCTCTACTCCGGTCCGGACGGGCCTGCCCGATATATGGTCCTCGCCAAATCAACAGGACGCCTTTATTTTGTTCCAGGAAATACAGACGGTGAATTAATGAGGTACGACCCGACAACCGGAGGCCCGCCTACACCAACAGGCCAGACGATCGGCGTCCGTGCTGCAACAGAGGAAACGGAAGACGGGTTCGTATATACTGTCTCCACCGGTCAACGCTCGGGCGATGCGATGATCTGGCAATTCAATACGACCACCGAAGAGTGTAAAGAGATCGGAACTGCAGCCGTCGGTTCCGAAGCATATGTTGCCTCGATTGATGTTGATCCTACCGGGACGTACTTGTACTACTCTCCCGGCGCTCATGGTGGCGGATATAAAGACGGCTCTCCCTTGGTGCAGTACAACATAAAATCAGGTGTTAAGAAAGTAATTGCCTTCCTTCATCCGTTCTATCAGGATAAGTATAACTTCACGCTGAAGGGAACTTACAGTACCGCTATCTCCGCAGAAGGAGACAAAGTCTTCATCACTTGGAATGTGAGCCGCGGAACCCGCGCATGGGACTGCTGTGGCTTATCTGTCGTGCACGTTCCTGAAGCGGAACGTAGACCGTAAGAACGGTTGAGATCATGAGGGGCTCTACCATCTCAACCGAGATCAAGGTTACGCAGGTAACACGCAGTGTAACCCAAAGGCATGATTTCTTGGAAAAGTCAACTCATGTGACCGCCAATCCCGACCCCTGCTTTCTAAACCTGTGTTCATTCTCGAGCGATCAGGCCAACTTCCAAATTCGACTGTTTCCACCTGACATTCCAAACAAGAATATGTCCTTGGGAGAGCAAACTGGAGAGAATCCTGATTAATGTGAGGCTGCGATAGGCAGAGAAAGCACTTCGCCCGGATTGAAGCGGGATTAACGTCAGACATTAGGGCTGACGAGTGGGTCAGAATTCAGTCTACATAAAAGCCGAGTGGAAACATATAATGCTTCAGTACATCACCCCGATAGGTTCAAAGCCACAATTTGAAAGGAACTGAAATCGCTGCCCCATCCGCAGACGACGAAACGATATTCATGATCCCTGGTTTTATGTCGCCGGCGTGGATGCTGTATCCGCTTGAAAGGTCTCTCAGGAAACCGGGGCGAACCCTGGTCCGCTGGGATTACCCTCATGTGTTCACAGATCCTTACCAAACGATCGACACTCTTTGTGAAGCGATGGTGAAAAGCAGCGCCCCTTCGATTTCCCTGATAGGTCATAGCTTCGGAGACTGGATCGCTCGATCAGCGATTAATCAGAGCCAGCTGAAGTCAATCCGAAAACTGATCTCGATCTGTCCAACTGTGGCTCCTGTGCCTTTCGCAAAAGTCTTCAAACCCATCATGGGAAAACTGGTGCCGGAACTCGTTGTGATGGCTGATAAGGAGCTGATGTCGACCCCGCTTTCGGAAAAAATGCAAATTAAGCGATCAAGCATATGGGCAAAAGTCGAGGTGATCGTGACTCGCCCCCAAGATTTCAAGGTGGACCATGAAATGTGGGCCTCGCATATTTCTTCTGTATTTCAACCCAGCGTCTGGCGAGTCATTGAAGAGGAGCTCTCATCGAACTGATGCCTCTCCAACCATTGTAGATCGATCGAGGAAGTTTCTGAACCGTTCCTCAAATCCCTACGATTGATCGACACATCTACACTGACCGAGATTACAGTGACCGAGATCATTTGGACGAATCTGAAATCACAACTTTTCAAACTCCAACAAAGACGAGCGAACGCTGGCGAGCGGCGTCGATCTCTATATTGCAAGGCATCAAGATTGTAGGATGGCTCGGGATTTGCTGCTTAAGGGCGAGGTAAAAATCGGTTCTCTCGAATATTCTTAGCCGGTGGCTGTAATGCTCGATAGCCAACTGTGAGGGACTCACTACAGAGTAAAAGCCTATCCCTTCGTAATAAGAGATCAGATCGTAATTATCAGCGATGTAACCGAAGGAAAAAAGATTACACTTGATGCGGCGATCCTACTCGAAGTGGCAGTTCTGATGACACATTCCGATTAAGAGTACCAGACAATCAGGTAAATCATCTAAGGAGTGACCCTATGAGTAAAGAACTTGTGTTCTGGAATTCCGATTCCGGAAAGGCTGACGGAGTAAGCCTGCTGCGAAATGCCCTGTCAACTGATTGCTCTAAGTGGGTCAAGCTCTCCAGGGATCTGGATCTGGCACAGGAAATCGAAAATGCGATTTCTGAAGGTTGCCGAATTGTTGTCGCAGCTGGTGGAGACGGAACTGTTAACGCAATAGTGAATGCGTTAATGTCCGTCGACGAAGCCAAGCGACCTGAGTTAGCGATTATTCCATTGGGCACGGCGAATGACTTCGCGGGAACGTTACAGATTCCCGACGACGTAAATGAAGCCGTTGAACTGATTCGCTCCAGCCATCCTATTCCAGTTGATGTCGTTCATATCAGCGGGGAAGGTGTGGATCGCTACTACGCCAACATTGCCGCTGGTGGTAACTCTGTGCGAGTCAGTGAAGCCCTTACCGATGAAATCAAATCTCGCTGGGGTGCCTTCGCCTACATTCGAGGAGGTGTCGAGGTATTGTCCGACATGAAGACGTTTCGCATCACAGCAAAGTGTGATGACGAAGAGTTTGCGAACCTCGATACTTGGGCAATTCTCGTCGCCAATGGTAAAACGAATGCTGGGCGAATCACGGTCGCCCCCAAAGCATCACCGATAGACGGTTTAATCGACGTCATCATTATTCGTGACGGGGACATGATCGACATGGTTCAAATCGTCGCGGACAACTTGTTAGGCGAGTTTCTGGAAAGCGAGAAAGTAATCTTTCGACAAGTCAAATCGCTCCACCTAAACTCAGTACCACACATGCGATTCGCTCTGGATGGAGAGGTTGTTGACGAAGAACCTGTACAGTTTAAAATCGTGCCCGCAGCAATCCGAATGTATGTTGGCACTGACGCTTTCAACTGAGAGCGTCAGATTGCAACGTACAATTGAAATTAACTTGGGCTTCTCTTACATCGGCAGCTGAGTCGGTAGCGTCACGGCTGAGGGACTGTATTATCGCGAGTCAAAAACAATCGATTAAAGTCTCAATTAATGCACGCAGTGACGTAGGGACGTTGTAATTTCACGTTCCCAGAATCCTTCATTGCTAATCCAAACAGCTTATCGGATCCACAAAACAGTGTTCTCGTTTGATCGAATGTGTCTGAAAATGGTGAGACTATTTATTCGATTGCGGCGGTATTGATTGCCTTGCTTAGTTTAGTTAGATGCTTATCAGCTTTTTCCTCATCATCAAGGTTTTGGCCCAGTTGTTCTTTTGAATTTGTGTAACCGAGCTTTTTAGCCCACGTGCAAAGGGTTCCGTAAGTTGCGATCTCGTAGTGTTCCACCTTCTGAGCTAGTGCAATGATGATTGCGTCCATCACGTCGGGATCAGCCTCTTCGCCCATCATCGATTCCGCTTCCTCAATGAGTCCGGCCATTGCAGCACACTTCTTAACCCGAGCGGGCTTTCCAGTCTCTTCAAAGGCTTTCTCAACACGCTTGACGTGTTCTTTGGTTTGCTCCAAGTGGTCCTCGAGAGCTTTAGTTAGCTTCTCGCAGGATGCTTTCTTAGCCATTTTGGGAATGGCCTTTGTTAATTGTTTTTCCGCGCTCAGTACGTCCTGCAATTCGTCAAGGAACGCGTCTGCCAAGGTTTTCATTTTTGTCATAGCTAGTTATCTCTTTATCTCTCTTAATTAAGTTGAATAGGGAAAGGGGTGGGAATTCGTATCGATGCCCAACTTGGCGACGCATCGGCCGGTGATGTCATCATCTACAACCATAGGTCCGGCTACGGACATTCTTAATGAATTAGAAAAGGGTTCTCTAAGTTAGGTACGCTTTTGCTATACCATATTCGTTACAGACGACCCGTTAGAAATAAGATGAGCAAGATTAGGAGTAAAACCCCACCTATACCGCCAATTGCGACGCTTTTGAGAAGTGCCGAAACGAGTAACAGGATGAGCAGTAGACTGAGTAAACCGTATGCCATGATGATATCCTCTATTTGATTTGGAGTTGATGTTCTTAAAGGTGATAGAGTGTCTTAGCGTGCGACCGCACGACTGCGTTCGACGGAAATCGTGTGAAGTCGTACGGCGGTTTGGCATCCCAACATCGCACCGAAGATGGCTGCAATCAGCCCTAATGCAGCCGATACAAACGCGGCCCACAATACAGCCTGAGCATATGAGCTTGCGGTCTCTGCAAGCTTCGCAGCTTTGTCCTTATATTCCTGGACGCGTTTTTCCACCTTAGTTTCAATTGTCGCGGACAGTTTATCGACCTGCTCATCACTGAGGTTGGTGTTTGCCGCCAGGGTATCACGAGCCGCTTCGGCGTCGTCATTCACATAACTCCACCCGATTTGATTCAACGCATCTGCGTCCAGTGATTCAATCGCCTGACGTGCTTCTTCTTCACTTAGCGAAGAGTCGCCCGCTTCAGATACCGCTTGAGCGACTTCCCGTTTCACCGCCGCACTGATACCACTTATGACACGATTCGAATCTTGCACATCCACGTTAGATGGGTCGGGTAATGTGCCCGCCGCATTCGCCGCCGCCCCTGTGACATTTGACACAATTGACGAGCCAGTATTGACCAGCCCTGAAACTCCCCAATAGCTCAAGACTAGCATGACAACTGTGGCTGTACTCCACATAGCAACACCATGAAGAATTCCTGCTTGATCGTCGTCCTGGCCACATAACCGACCAGTAACGAGTCCTCCGATGAAGAAGGCAGCCAAT is part of the Polystyrenella longa genome and harbors:
- a CDS encoding YciE/YciF ferroxidase family protein translates to MTKMKTLADAFLDELQDVLSAEKQLTKAIPKMAKKASCEKLTKALEDHLEQTKEHVKRVEKAFEETGKPARVKKCAAMAGLIEEAESMMGEEADPDVMDAIIIALAQKVEHYEIATYGTLCTWAKKLGYTNSKEQLGQNLDDEEKADKHLTKLSKAINTAAIE
- a CDS encoding CRTAC1 family protein, translating into MHFSLLGKLILTFGLSFSLNVLMPNFQSDLFGQDDEQIFKFHDETIESGVMPIIEVMQSHGAAWGDVNGDGWLDLYIGTFHTKGKPNLLLRNINGKFQLDEETPLQLSSRSTGIVFADLDNDGDLDLYVSSMPKQKKKSGLKKTTESLRGCTLFQNNGNGSFIDVSDGNGACPLKFGGRSVAVLDYDGDGLLDLLVGEDPLAGYNGSPTSSSRLFQNKGGLQFEDTSDQVGLPEGIPGLGVAAADVNNDGWPDFFVACHGEGNRLFLNTRKGRFQEAPGSRETFAWKSAGGDNMICGVAFGDVNRDGLLDVVIGQHYDHPWREPVPNRLYLNQGSQNGVPVFQDVTEQVGLVPLPMKAPHVEIQDFDNDGWPDISTSLVKFSEGQTYPVIFRNFGIENGHPKFLTNTLNVNDFPTSEDKAVKRTGKFYEKMIKDHKVIYTAAGPSGDYDNDGRLDLFLANWWGTAPSMLLRNATPGGKWIDIIIDGGDLINKMGIGSRINIYPAGHLGQKDSLLGSREMSVGFGYASGQPAIAHFGLGEFDRIDIEVILPHDKGTVTRRDVAVGERLTIHVNE
- a CDS encoding YncE family protein, with the translated sequence MSLHLFANTTLRINQLILSLTVIVIITMTSNSWSKPKKESLDKNDKPKVIRDEDLPYPPSLPNGQEMVTDKSPEFLKAPETLREGVQIAKTIPSVDFVFYPGQNYPGKPWSNWGDGSVSKGKYYSAIGDHYAIGRGESKHGTGTALIYEYDPETKILRSLVNISAFLDLPKGHYTPGKIHSRVDMGSDGWLYYATHRGSPKAANDANHYLGDWIFRTDPETGQSEIVTHAPVPKHSIPNSVLDAERMIFYGATAAGPDAPLQEIQFFAYDVENGKLLYSGPDGPARYMVLAKSTGRLYFVPGNTDGELMRYDPTTGGPPTPTGQTIGVRAATEETEDGFVYTVSTGQRSGDAMIWQFNTTTEECKEIGTAAVGSEAYVASIDVDPTGTYLYYSPGAHGGGYKDGSPLVQYNIKSGVKKVIAFLHPFYQDKYNFTLKGTYSTAISAEGDKVFITWNVSRGTRAWDCCGLSVVHVPEAERRP
- a CDS encoding diacylglycerol/lipid kinase family protein: MSKELVFWNSDSGKADGVSLLRNALSTDCSKWVKLSRDLDLAQEIENAISEGCRIVVAAGGDGTVNAIVNALMSVDEAKRPELAIIPLGTANDFAGTLQIPDDVNEAVELIRSSHPIPVDVVHISGEGVDRYYANIAAGGNSVRVSEALTDEIKSRWGAFAYIRGGVEVLSDMKTFRITAKCDDEEFANLDTWAILVANGKTNAGRITVAPKASPIDGLIDVIIIRDGDMIDMVQIVADNLLGEFLESEKVIFRQVKSLHLNSVPHMRFALDGEVVDEEPVQFKIVPAAIRMYVGTDAFN
- a CDS encoding alpha/beta hydrolase, yielding MFTDPYQTIDTLCEAMVKSSAPSISLIGHSFGDWIARSAINQSQLKSIRKLISICPTVAPVPFAKVFKPIMGKLVPELVVMADKELMSTPLSEKMQIKRSSIWAKVEVIVTRPQDFKVDHEMWASHISSVFQPSVWRVIEEELSSN